The proteins below are encoded in one region of Aquisphaera giovannonii:
- a CDS encoding DUF4276 family protein — MARLYLFAEGQTEQTFADTILVPHLAHFGVYLRRSVLIATGRRHGRVHRGGGRMYLPMKNDILRFLRQERGQDVFFTTMIDLYAIHADMPGLAAAEPLRHDPHRRVREIERSFANDIGDPRFIPYIQLHEFEAFLFAGVESFGYFYDGAEKAIGNLKAIADAHASPEQIDDGPQTAPSKRIIENLPGYEGAKPTVGPQVAELIGLATIRAKCPHFDGWVSRLEALGRLAPVPQLDNPAVPPA; from the coding sequence ATGGCCCGGCTCTACCTGTTCGCGGAAGGGCAGACGGAGCAGACCTTCGCGGACACGATTCTGGTGCCGCACCTGGCGCACTTCGGGGTCTATCTCCGGCGTTCCGTCCTCATCGCGACGGGTCGCAGGCACGGCAGAGTCCATCGCGGCGGAGGCCGCATGTATCTTCCGATGAAGAACGACATCCTGCGGTTCCTCAGGCAGGAGCGGGGCCAGGATGTTTTCTTCACGACGATGATCGACCTGTATGCAATCCATGCCGACATGCCCGGGCTTGCCGCGGCGGAGCCGCTTCGCCACGATCCTCATCGGCGCGTCCGGGAAATCGAGAGATCCTTCGCGAACGACATCGGCGACCCCAGATTCATCCCGTATATCCAGTTGCATGAATTCGAGGCATTCCTTTTCGCGGGAGTGGAGTCGTTCGGCTATTTCTACGACGGGGCCGAGAAGGCCATCGGGAACTTGAAGGCAATCGCCGATGCCCATGCGAGCCCCGAGCAAATTGATGACGGCCCGCAGACCGCGCCCTCGAAGCGCATCATCGAGAACCTCCCCGGTTACGAAGGGGCCAAGCCCACGGTTGGACCGCAGGTCGCCGAGTTGATCGGGCTGGCAACGATCCGGGCGAAGTGTCCCCACTTCGACGGCTGGGTCTCCAGGCTGGAAGCACTTGGCAGACTTGCCCCTGTCCCCCAACTCGACAACCCCGCCGTGCCGCCTGCATAA
- a CDS encoding TetR/AcrR family transcriptional regulator, protein MSTLTRKQREVRQRELMLLDVARKILIEQGYAGLTMDRVAEATEYSKWTVYQHFATKEDLVAALLIQSTEHRLELFTKARTFRGRPRERLCALGVADELFTLKHPHSFRSEQIIKMADLENRASPARRETMERQDDCISGWIRETAEEAAAAGDLALPRSLTPGDLTFSLLAMVLGSHSLRVNHGRMLEGLLSAEPLIALRSSVHVLLDGYGWKPLLSEWDYDATYRRIYGETFADEPAIRAIESLRR, encoded by the coding sequence ATGAGCACGCTCACCCGGAAACAGCGCGAGGTCCGGCAGCGGGAGCTGATGCTCCTGGACGTGGCCCGGAAGATCCTCATCGAGCAGGGGTATGCCGGGCTGACGATGGACCGCGTGGCGGAGGCGACCGAGTACTCCAAGTGGACGGTGTATCAGCACTTCGCCACCAAGGAGGACCTGGTCGCGGCGCTGCTGATTCAGAGCACGGAGCACCGGCTCGAGCTGTTCACGAAGGCCCGCACGTTCCGGGGCCGGCCGCGCGAGCGGCTCTGCGCGCTGGGCGTCGCGGACGAGCTGTTCACGCTCAAGCACCCGCACTCGTTCCGCTCCGAGCAGATCATCAAGATGGCCGACCTGGAGAACCGGGCCTCCCCCGCCCGCCGCGAGACCATGGAGCGGCAGGACGACTGCATCTCGGGCTGGATCCGCGAGACCGCCGAGGAGGCCGCCGCCGCGGGCGACCTCGCCCTGCCCCGCTCGCTCACCCCGGGCGACCTCACGTTCTCCCTGCTCGCGATGGTCCTCGGCTCCCACAGCCTGAGGGTCAACCACGGCCGGATGCTGGAGGGCCTGCTCTCCGCCGAGCCCCTCATCGCCCTCCGCTCCAGCGTCCACGTCCTGCTCGACGGCTATGGCTGGAAGCCCCTCCTCTCGGAGTGGGACTACGACGCAACCTACCGCCGGATCTATGGCGAGACCTTCGCCGACGAGCCCGCCATCCGGGCGATCGAATCGCTCCGGCGTTGA
- a CDS encoding efflux RND transporter periplasmic adaptor subunit: MRMVGVGGFAVLAVWARGWVAAHVAERGEKPGTEPPAMVRAVVLRPERLDAGVSYHAAVKEVERAELSFRVDGTIESLLEVKGPDGRPHTVHEGDVIARGTPLAKLDARDYRRERDMAAERLAGAEARRAQAEAEAGLARVERERAERLAQRASATASELDAARARDASSRAALAGARREVESARIALDQAEANLSYCSLASPFERARVASRSVDLGQRVTAGRAAFVVHDLSGVAIAFGVPDTLVGRIKLGDPMEVTSDALPAERFRGVVYKIGAAADARTRTYPVEVRVDDPRGLRPGMIATVHLSRASDALLLPLTALVPRASGPGCDAFVVVDGPHGPVVRRRRATIEDVVDDRATVLADATPGPGQSLAPGDRVVVDGVHRLSDGRAVVVED, from the coding sequence ATGCGAATGGTCGGGGTGGGCGGATTTGCCGTCCTCGCGGTCTGGGCGAGGGGGTGGGTGGCGGCGCACGTGGCGGAGCGGGGGGAGAAGCCCGGGACGGAGCCGCCGGCGATGGTCCGGGCGGTGGTGCTGAGGCCGGAGCGGCTGGACGCCGGGGTGAGCTATCACGCGGCGGTGAAGGAGGTGGAACGTGCGGAGCTGTCGTTCCGGGTGGACGGCACGATCGAATCGCTTCTGGAGGTGAAAGGGCCCGACGGGCGGCCGCACACCGTCCACGAGGGGGACGTGATCGCGCGGGGGACGCCGCTGGCGAAGCTCGACGCGAGGGACTATCGCCGCGAGAGGGACATGGCGGCGGAGCGGCTGGCCGGGGCCGAGGCGAGGCGCGCCCAGGCCGAGGCGGAGGCCGGGCTCGCCCGGGTCGAGCGCGAGCGCGCCGAGCGGCTCGCCCAGCGGGCCTCGGCGACGGCCTCCGAGCTGGACGCGGCCCGCGCCCGGGACGCCTCGTCCCGCGCGGCGCTCGCCGGAGCCCGGCGCGAGGTGGAGTCGGCCCGGATCGCCCTGGACCAGGCGGAGGCGAACCTGTCGTATTGCTCGCTGGCCTCCCCTTTCGAGCGGGCCAGGGTGGCGTCGCGGTCGGTGGACCTCGGCCAGCGGGTCACGGCCGGGCGGGCCGCGTTCGTGGTCCACGACCTCTCCGGCGTCGCGATCGCCTTCGGCGTGCCCGACACCCTGGTCGGCCGGATCAAGCTCGGCGACCCCATGGAGGTGACCAGCGACGCCCTGCCCGCCGAGCGGTTCCGGGGCGTCGTCTACAAGATCGGCGCGGCGGCCGACGCCAGGACGCGGACGTACCCCGTCGAGGTCCGCGTGGACGACCCGCGCGGGCTCCGGCCGGGGATGATCGCCACGGTGCACCTGAGCCGCGCGTCCGACGCGCTGCTCCTGCCGCTGACGGCGCTCGTGCCCAGGGCGTCGGGCCCCGGCTGCGACGCCTTCGTCGTCGTGGATGGGCCGCACGGGCCGGTCGTCCGCCGCCGGCGGGCGACGATCGAGGACGTCGTGGACGACCGCGCGACCGTCCTCGCCGACGCGACGCCCGGCCCCGGCCAGTCCCTGGCCCCAGGCGACCGGGTCGTCGTCGACGGCGTCCACCGGCTGAGCGACGGCCGCGCCGTCGTCGTGGAGGACTGA
- a CDS encoding efflux RND transporter permease subunit, whose product MAGNEQGLERPGNTPGGRLTIAQFFVYRQAIAWTLLVATLAWGVYAYSAMPQRQDPLIQIRSGVVLTAYPGASALEVEQELTRKVEKKLAENPAVEHVRSISRQGLSVVFVDLYDTTKDAEEVWHDLDGKLAAMPDLPSSGGAPVRPRLDKDFGDTVAVMLTLSSPPVPDSEIDRHAEVVARRLAEVRARADRGRLSGEPAPTTAARRASVVLVHPSGLDPALVERLGRSFLRDLAERKVADDGQFVGLRGAGAIDVRLAPGVDRRRLEEELTSWKAETLAAGLGHPDIWPPVVVESLDDLAAELRRAVRDEPGGVARYSYEQLHRFADRIQDRLRQSPRVGKVEQLGVVDEAIYLYLSGRRLGASGLDMQAIGRLLAARNLDVPGGEVQLNRGSLVVKPTGKLLGQADLEDIVVDGKDGYPIYLRDLAEIVRGYEDPPRMLHFRTVKEEARAEIGKAADTAGPHPLTTTRAVTLAVRHVKGTHIADFSRDVESALQSLKGVLPGDLRVERTSDEAERVERKIHEFDDCLIEAVAIVVVVALLFMEWRSALLVALSIPITLAMTLGACAAMGIDLQQVSIAALIIALGLLVDDPVVAGDAINREMAHGAPRDVAAWLGPQKLARAILYATITNCVAFLPLLLVTGVTGEFIYSLPIVVTASLVASRIVSMTFVPMLGRILLRGQLGLEAGLAEGGRGSRFARLYNGFSEVCMEYKWTSLAVCLIALAAGASLISLIGSSFFPKDLHNVFTVDLFLTEGTPIRRTKDEAMRAIAEIDALVGEEVEGYTTFVGAGGPRFWLSAVPEQPAPRYAQIMVHARDRHRTGAVAERLRRELPPRISSARVRVNQLETGPPIGIPVQVRLTGPDVATIRRLGEQVKDLLREHPGVTDIQDDWDPEIFRLGLKIDPDRANAAGVTNEVAANVVHGAVSGSTATTIRDRDRMIPVVLRLRPDERSRLSDLSTLGVPAAEGSRVPLDQIASFRAEAAAPKIARRDHERCLTVKCDAAPGVLPSRIVEFLEKRFAEVTPAWPPGYRVAFGGEKEEQAKGFASVRTAMIVSILAIYVALVMQFNSVTKPLVVFAAVPFGMVGGLMGLLLFDVPLGFMALLGLSSLAGVVISHVIVLFEYIEEAHERGEPLRRAVIDAALVRLRPVLVTVLATVGGLIPLVIRGGPLWEPLCYVQIVGLLLATLVTKVVVPVLYVLFVEDFHLIPWEEKAADEEPASVPKPAAPARREPATGRV is encoded by the coding sequence ATGGCGGGCAACGAGCAGGGCCTCGAGCGGCCGGGTAACACGCCCGGGGGCCGCTTGACGATCGCCCAGTTCTTCGTCTACAGGCAGGCGATCGCCTGGACCCTGCTGGTCGCGACGCTGGCCTGGGGCGTGTACGCCTACTCGGCCATGCCGCAGCGCCAGGATCCCCTGATCCAGATCCGCAGCGGCGTCGTGCTGACGGCGTATCCCGGGGCCTCGGCCCTGGAGGTCGAGCAGGAGCTGACGCGCAAGGTCGAGAAGAAGCTGGCCGAGAACCCGGCCGTCGAGCACGTCCGGTCGATCAGCCGCCAGGGGCTCTCCGTCGTGTTCGTGGACCTGTACGACACGACGAAGGACGCGGAGGAAGTCTGGCACGACCTCGACGGCAAGCTCGCCGCGATGCCGGACCTGCCCAGCTCCGGCGGGGCCCCGGTGCGCCCTCGGCTCGACAAGGACTTCGGCGACACCGTCGCGGTGATGCTCACCCTCTCCAGCCCGCCGGTCCCGGACTCCGAGATCGACCGCCATGCGGAGGTCGTCGCCCGCCGCCTCGCCGAAGTCCGCGCACGGGCGGACCGAGGACGCCTCTCGGGGGAGCCGGCTCCCACAACGGCCGCACGCCGGGCCAGCGTCGTGCTCGTCCACCCTTCGGGCCTGGATCCGGCCCTCGTGGAGCGGCTGGGCCGATCGTTCCTCCGCGACCTCGCCGAGCGGAAGGTCGCCGACGACGGCCAGTTCGTCGGGCTCCGGGGCGCCGGGGCGATCGACGTCCGCCTCGCGCCGGGCGTCGACCGCCGGCGGCTCGAGGAGGAGCTGACGAGTTGGAAGGCGGAGACGCTCGCCGCCGGCCTGGGGCATCCCGACATCTGGCCGCCCGTCGTCGTGGAGTCGCTCGACGACCTGGCGGCCGAGCTCCGGCGGGCCGTCCGCGACGAGCCCGGCGGCGTCGCCCGCTACTCGTACGAGCAGCTCCACCGATTCGCCGACAGGATCCAGGACCGGCTCCGCCAGTCGCCCCGCGTCGGCAAGGTCGAGCAGCTCGGGGTCGTGGACGAGGCCATCTACCTCTACCTCAGCGGCCGGCGGCTCGGCGCCTCGGGCCTGGACATGCAGGCGATCGGCCGGCTCCTCGCCGCGAGGAACCTCGACGTACCCGGCGGCGAGGTCCAGCTCAACCGCGGCTCCCTCGTCGTCAAGCCGACCGGCAAGCTGCTCGGCCAGGCCGACCTCGAGGACATCGTGGTGGACGGCAAGGACGGCTATCCGATCTACCTCCGCGACCTCGCCGAGATCGTCCGCGGCTACGAGGACCCGCCGCGGATGCTCCACTTCCGGACGGTCAAGGAGGAGGCGCGGGCGGAGATCGGGAAGGCCGCGGACACGGCCGGCCCGCATCCCCTGACCACGACCCGCGCCGTCACGCTGGCCGTCCGCCACGTCAAGGGGACGCACATCGCGGACTTCTCGCGCGACGTCGAGTCCGCCCTCCAGTCGCTGAAGGGCGTCCTGCCCGGGGACCTCCGGGTCGAGCGGACGAGCGACGAGGCCGAGCGGGTGGAGCGGAAGATCCACGAGTTCGACGACTGCCTGATCGAGGCCGTCGCGATCGTCGTCGTGGTCGCACTGCTGTTCATGGAATGGCGGAGCGCCCTGCTCGTGGCGCTCTCGATCCCGATCACGCTGGCGATGACCCTGGGAGCCTGCGCCGCGATGGGGATCGACCTCCAGCAGGTCTCGATCGCCGCACTCATCATCGCGCTGGGCCTGCTCGTCGACGACCCCGTGGTGGCCGGCGACGCGATCAACCGGGAGATGGCCCACGGCGCCCCCCGCGACGTGGCGGCGTGGCTGGGCCCGCAGAAGCTGGCCCGCGCGATCCTGTACGCGACGATCACCAACTGCGTGGCGTTCCTGCCGCTGCTGCTGGTCACCGGCGTCACCGGCGAGTTCATCTACTCCCTTCCGATCGTCGTGACGGCCTCGCTGGTGGCCAGCCGGATCGTCTCCATGACCTTCGTGCCGATGCTCGGGCGGATCCTGCTCCGGGGCCAGCTCGGCCTGGAGGCGGGGCTCGCCGAGGGGGGCCGGGGCTCTCGGTTCGCGAGACTCTACAACGGCTTCTCCGAGGTCTGCATGGAGTACAAGTGGACCTCGCTGGCCGTCTGCCTGATCGCCCTGGCCGCCGGCGCGAGCCTGATCTCGCTGATCGGCTCCAGCTTCTTCCCCAAGGACCTGCACAACGTCTTCACCGTGGACCTGTTCCTGACCGAAGGGACGCCGATCCGCCGCACCAAGGACGAGGCGATGCGGGCGATCGCCGAGATCGACGCCCTCGTCGGCGAGGAGGTGGAGGGCTACACGACCTTCGTCGGCGCCGGCGGGCCGCGGTTCTGGCTCTCGGCGGTGCCCGAGCAGCCGGCGCCGAGGTATGCCCAGATCATGGTGCACGCGAGGGACCGACATCGCACCGGCGCGGTGGCCGAGCGGCTGCGCCGCGAGCTGCCGCCGCGGATCTCCTCGGCGCGCGTGCGGGTGAACCAGCTGGAGACCGGCCCGCCGATCGGCATCCCCGTGCAGGTCCGGCTGACCGGCCCGGACGTCGCGACGATCCGCCGCCTGGGCGAGCAGGTCAAGGACCTGCTGCGCGAGCATCCCGGCGTGACCGACATCCAGGACGACTGGGATCCGGAGATCTTCCGGCTCGGCCTGAAGATCGACCCCGACCGCGCCAACGCGGCGGGCGTGACGAACGAGGTGGCCGCCAACGTCGTCCACGGCGCCGTGTCGGGCTCGACGGCCACGACGATCCGCGACCGCGACCGGATGATCCCCGTGGTCCTCCGGCTGCGGCCGGACGAGCGCAGCCGGCTGTCCGACCTGAGCACGCTGGGCGTCCCGGCGGCCGAGGGCTCGCGGGTCCCGCTCGACCAGATCGCAAGCTTCCGGGCCGAGGCCGCCGCACCCAAGATCGCCCGCCGCGACCACGAGCGCTGCCTGACCGTCAAGTGCGACGCCGCGCCCGGCGTCCTGCCCAGCCGGATCGTCGAGTTCCTCGAGAAGCGGTTTGCCGAGGTGACCCCGGCCTGGCCACCCGGCTACCGCGTCGCCTTCGGCGGCGAGAAGGAGGAGCAGGCCAAGGGCTTCGCCTCGGTGCGGACGGCGATGATCGTCTCGATCCTGGCCATCTACGTCGCGCTCGTGATGCAGTTCAACAGCGTCACGAAACCCCTCGTGGTCTTCGCCGCCGTCCCCTTCGGGATGGTCGGCGGCCTGATGGGGCTGCTCCTGTTCGACGTCCCGCTTGGCTTCATGGCGCTGCTGGGCCTGTCCTCGCTGGCCGGCGTGGTGATCAGCCACGTGATCGTCCTCTTCGAGTACATCGAGGAGGCCCACGAGCGCGGCGAGCCCCTGCGCCGGGCGGTCATCGACGCCGCCCTGGTCCGCCTCCGCCCCGTGCTCGTGACGGTGCTGGCCACCGTCGGCGGCCTGATCCCGCTCGTCATCCGCGGCGGCCCATTATGGGAGCCGCTCTGCTACGTCCAGATCGTCGGCCTCCTGCTGGCCACGCTCGTCACCAAGGTCGTCGTCCCGGTGCTCTACGTCCTCTTCGTCGAGGACTTCCACCTGATCCCGTGGGAGGAGAAAGCCGCCGACGAGGAGCCCGCTTCCGTGCCCAAGCCGGCGGCGCCGGCCCGGCGTGAGCCTGCGACAGGGAGAGTCTGA
- a CDS encoding AAA family ATPase translates to MPQVGYDEQTIRQHRTLGAATRCHRMLQRLNLKNFTVFQDAEVEFVPGINVFLGANATGKTHAMKVVYALIRSVKDYHAKHASPTRRSRGLEPKIEEKLSAVFRPEAGSTGRLVRRFGSSPIADVSLTLKGAKIEGGIDFESFHLEILDDSASCPASLFLPAREVLSIYPGFLAAYQNRELAFDETYYDLCLALSASPLRGRRGAAASSIREPLVACLDAEVVLRGDSFFVKSEDDGIVEAHLVAEGYRKIATLLHLIANGSLAKGSVLFWDEPEANLNPRLTKVVADFLLRLAGNGIQVVLATHDYLLTNELSLQAEYQTDAARRSPIRFFSFTRGKDQSVGVQWGATLADLAENPIMEEFQALYDRERRLFLARDEEPAGRGD, encoded by the coding sequence ATGCCTCAAGTCGGCTATGATGAGCAGACGATCCGACAACACCGGACCTTAGGGGCGGCGACTCGCTGTCATCGTATGCTCCAACGGCTGAATCTGAAGAATTTCACCGTTTTTCAGGACGCCGAGGTTGAATTCGTCCCCGGAATCAATGTCTTCCTCGGCGCGAATGCCACGGGGAAGACGCATGCGATGAAAGTTGTGTATGCGCTCATCCGGTCCGTCAAGGACTACCATGCAAAGCATGCGTCGCCGACCCGTCGAAGCCGAGGTCTGGAGCCGAAGATTGAGGAAAAGCTCTCCGCTGTATTTCGCCCGGAGGCCGGAAGCACTGGGAGACTGGTCCGACGCTTCGGAAGCAGTCCAATTGCGGATGTCTCGCTCACCCTGAAAGGTGCGAAGATCGAGGGCGGGATCGACTTCGAGTCCTTCCACCTGGAAATCCTCGACGATTCCGCCTCATGCCCGGCCTCCCTGTTTCTCCCGGCCCGCGAGGTCCTCTCGATCTATCCCGGTTTCCTCGCGGCCTACCAGAATCGTGAGCTAGCTTTCGATGAAACCTATTACGACCTCTGCCTGGCGCTGAGCGCATCTCCGCTGCGCGGTCGTCGAGGCGCTGCGGCCTCGTCGATCCGGGAGCCTCTCGTCGCGTGCCTCGACGCCGAGGTTGTTCTCCGGGGAGATTCATTCTTCGTCAAATCGGAGGATGATGGAATTGTCGAGGCCCACCTCGTCGCCGAAGGCTACCGGAAGATCGCGACGCTGCTGCATCTGATCGCCAATGGCTCGCTGGCGAAGGGGAGCGTGCTTTTCTGGGACGAGCCGGAGGCGAACCTGAACCCGAGGCTGACGAAGGTCGTCGCGGACTTCCTGCTCCGGCTCGCGGGTAACGGAATCCAGGTCGTCCTCGCGACCCACGATTATCTCCTGACGAACGAATTGTCCCTCCAGGCCGAGTATCAAACCGACGCGGCCCGGCGGTCGCCGATCCGATTCTTCTCCTTCACGAGAGGCAAGGATCAAAGCGTCGGCGTGCAATGGGGCGCGACGCTGGCCGACCTGGCCGAGAATCCGATCATGGAGGAGTTCCAGGCCCTCTACGACCGGGAACGGCGCCTGTTCCTGGCCCGCGACGAGGAGCCGGCGGGCCGGGGAGATTGA